In Paraburkholderia phenazinium, the following are encoded in one genomic region:
- a CDS encoding CoA transferase: MTPHLALDHLWTAAGCDTAALDTVSLTGEDPGLPSIYRVGTLASATIAATGLAAAECFRLRTGCRQRVEVDMRRALAAFRSERYLRVNGGPPPALRDPVMGFYATRDGRWIQLHTNFPHHLAGILKVLGCSNDRTAVAEAIRGWDGTALDQTLADAGLCAALIRSPREWAAHEQAQAIANLPLFEIMRIGDAPPESAGRGGVDRPLAGARVLDLSRIIAGPVAGRALAQHGAQVLMINGPHLPNIEPLVIDNGRGKRSATLDLRDAAGREQLRGLAADADVFLQAYRPGTLAARGFAPEALAQVRPGIVCVSISAYGHTGPWAQRRGFDSLVQSASGIAWTESRAAHSDEPKHLPCQALDHATGYLAAFGAMVALARRATEGGSWHVRVSLAQTGRWLQSMGQIEDGWRSPEVTSEDVQDCTETVDSPFGTIRGTLPAERLTETPAFYGRPPVPIGTDAAVWAEQE; this comes from the coding sequence ATGACACCTCATCTCGCACTCGATCATCTCTGGACCGCGGCCGGTTGCGACACCGCCGCGCTCGACACCGTTTCGCTGACGGGCGAAGACCCCGGCCTGCCTTCGATCTACCGCGTCGGCACGCTCGCCAGCGCGACGATCGCCGCGACGGGTCTCGCCGCCGCCGAATGCTTCCGCCTGCGTACCGGTTGCCGGCAACGCGTCGAGGTCGATATGCGGCGCGCACTGGCGGCGTTTCGCAGCGAGCGCTATCTGCGCGTGAACGGCGGGCCGCCGCCGGCGCTGCGCGATCCCGTGATGGGCTTCTACGCGACACGCGATGGCCGCTGGATTCAGTTGCACACCAATTTTCCGCATCATCTGGCGGGCATCCTGAAGGTGCTGGGTTGCAGCAACGATCGCACGGCGGTCGCCGAGGCGATTCGCGGCTGGGACGGCACGGCGCTCGATCAGACGCTCGCCGACGCCGGCCTGTGCGCCGCGTTGATCCGCTCGCCGCGCGAATGGGCCGCGCACGAGCAGGCCCAGGCCATCGCCAATCTGCCGCTCTTCGAAATCATGCGGATCGGCGATGCGCCGCCTGAGTCCGCCGGGCGTGGCGGCGTCGATCGGCCGTTGGCCGGCGCAAGGGTGCTCGACCTGTCGCGCATCATCGCGGGGCCGGTGGCGGGACGTGCGCTTGCGCAGCATGGCGCGCAGGTGCTGATGATCAATGGTCCGCACCTGCCGAACATCGAGCCGCTCGTGATCGACAACGGCCGCGGCAAGCGCTCGGCGACGCTCGATCTGCGCGACGCCGCGGGCCGCGAGCAGTTGCGTGGCCTGGCAGCCGATGCCGATGTGTTCCTGCAGGCCTACCGGCCGGGCACGCTCGCCGCGCGCGGCTTCGCGCCGGAGGCGCTGGCGCAGGTGCGTCCCGGGATCGTGTGCGTGTCGATTTCCGCGTATGGGCACACAGGACCGTGGGCACAGCGCCGGGGCTTCGACAGCCTCGTGCAGTCCGCGAGCGGCATTGCGTGGACCGAGAGCCGCGCGGCGCATAGCGACGAGCCGAAGCATCTGCCGTGTCAGGCGCTCGACCACGCCACCGGCTACCTCGCGGCGTTCGGCGCGATGGTCGCGCTGGCGCGCCGCGCCACGGAGGGCGGTAGCTGGCATGTGCGCGTGTCGCTGGCGCAGACGGGGCGCTGGCTGCAATCGATGGGACAGATCGAGGACGGTTGGCGCTCGCCCGAGGTCACGTCAGAGGATGTGCAGGACTGCACGGAAACCGTCGATTCGCCGTTCGGCACGATTCGCGGGACCTTGCCCGCTGAGCGTCTGACGGAGACGCCGGCGTTCTACGGCAGGCCGCCCGTGCCGATCGGCACTGACGCGGCCGTCTGGGCGGAACAGGAATAG
- a CDS encoding citrate synthase family protein: MSTQLTATEAAALLGISVPTLYAYVSRGMLHSAPDAHGKHRLYDAAEVRRLARRKADGKRAGKVAQKVLDWGVPVLESSITLIADGHLFYRGRDAVELARTASLEEVAALLWECSPRRLSEAAPALLGAAQWSAWLKLWSDSTPLDRALVLLPAAAAQMPRVWAQGRDAQLDTACAVMRLLAAALISAAPSNEPMHRQLAAAWGIRNRQQIGVLRAALVACADHELNASTFTVRCITSTGTHLFGAVAGGLAALSGPRHGGESIRAAAVLDEAARAPDLDRFLATRLNPGEHGIYGAVLSGFGHPLYPDGDPRARVLLDVLTECAPARSAIAEVHALARGVRETTGTEPNLDYALAAIERVLGLPAGAAFTLFAVGRVVGWIAHAMEQSADGRLIRPRARYIGEYEAGR, from the coding sequence ATGTCCACCCAGCTCACCGCAACCGAAGCCGCCGCCCTGCTCGGCATCAGCGTCCCGACGCTCTATGCCTATGTGAGCCGCGGCATGCTGCATTCGGCGCCGGATGCGCACGGCAAGCACCGGCTCTATGACGCGGCCGAAGTGCGGCGGCTCGCGCGCCGCAAGGCAGACGGCAAGCGCGCCGGCAAGGTGGCGCAGAAGGTGCTCGACTGGGGCGTACCGGTGCTCGAATCGTCCATCACGCTGATCGCCGACGGCCACCTGTTCTATCGCGGCCGCGACGCGGTGGAACTGGCGCGCACGGCCTCGCTCGAGGAAGTGGCGGCGCTGCTATGGGAATGCAGCCCGCGCCGCCTGAGCGAAGCAGCGCCGGCGTTGCTTGGCGCGGCACAGTGGTCCGCATGGCTCAAGCTGTGGAGCGACAGCACGCCGCTCGACCGCGCGCTGGTGCTGCTACCAGCCGCCGCGGCGCAAATGCCGCGTGTCTGGGCGCAAGGCCGAGATGCGCAACTCGACACGGCGTGCGCGGTGATGCGTCTGCTGGCGGCGGCGCTGATCTCGGCGGCGCCGTCGAACGAGCCGATGCACCGGCAACTCGCCGCCGCCTGGGGTATCCGCAACCGGCAGCAAATCGGCGTGTTGCGCGCGGCGTTGGTCGCCTGCGCGGATCATGAACTGAACGCCTCGACCTTCACGGTCCGCTGCATCACGTCGACGGGGACCCATCTGTTCGGCGCAGTGGCGGGCGGTCTTGCGGCGTTATCGGGCCCGCGTCATGGCGGCGAGTCGATACGCGCCGCCGCCGTGCTCGACGAAGCCGCCCGCGCGCCCGATCTCGATCGCTTTCTGGCCACCCGTCTCAACCCCGGCGAGCATGGCATCTACGGCGCGGTGCTGTCCGGCTTCGGGCATCCGCTGTATCCGGACGGCGATCCGCGTGCGCGCGTGTTGCTGGATGTGCTGACGGAATGCGCGCCGGCGCGCTCGGCAATTGCCGAGGTCCATGCACTGGCCCGTGGAGTGCGCGAGACGACCGGTACGGAGCCGAATCTGGACTACGCGCTGGCGGCGATCGAACGCGTGCTGGGCTTGCCCGCCGGCGCCGCGTTCACCCTGTTCGCGGTCGGCCGGGTAGTGGGCTGGATCGCGCACGCCATGGAACAAAGCGCGGACGGCCGCTTGATCCGGCCGCGCGCGCGATACATTGGGGAGTACGAAGCAGGCCGATGA
- a CDS encoding DUF2917 domain-containing protein, which produces MREIRTFELDHGEPAAAWRVTQALTLQVMAGEVWLTVQGDLRDYWLSAGETFDLKRGEQAWVSAGPGSARLALAFASGSEGVQIRPAATRAWQSVRSLMPRWLQTI; this is translated from the coding sequence ATGCGTGAAATCCGTACTTTCGAACTCGATCATGGCGAGCCGGCAGCCGCCTGGCGTGTCACGCAGGCGCTCACGCTGCAGGTGATGGCGGGCGAGGTCTGGCTGACGGTGCAGGGCGATCTGCGCGACTATTGGCTGTCCGCGGGCGAGACCTTCGACCTGAAGCGCGGCGAGCAGGCGTGGGTCAGCGCGGGTCCGGGCAGTGCAAGGCTTGCCCTTGCGTTTGCGAGCGGCTCGGAGGGCGTGCAGATTCGCCCCGCTGCGACACGGGCGTGGCAGTCCGTCCGGAGTCTGATGCCGCGCTGGCTGCAGACCATCTGA
- a CDS encoding PLP-dependent aminotransferase family protein — protein sequence MKLEIELNRDSGVPLTEQIVTGVTAWIRSRAAHPGARLPSIRQFSADYGVSRFPVIEAYDRLVSLGYLDSRHGSGFFVAERHRSLSGAQGISDPRRAEEEAVHILQQFNHPGETLKLGSGFIPEAWRDMDGLGHAIRHVSRVDPASLVDYTTPFGNPTLREHLQSRLGQLGIAADASQILITNGASQGLDLLMRYMLKAGDTMFVEDPGYYNLFGLLKLHGVKLVGIPRTRNGPDLEVLQAQLRLHRPKAFFINTLFHNPTGTIVSPPVAFRLLQLAREYNFKIIEDDIYADFQTELTDRLATLDQLEHVIYVGGLSKTLSSSLRIGVVVADHATIKDLADIKMLTSIGGSRFAEAVAVAMLERGTYRKYLERLRRRMRDALGATVQALEASGWEVFETPLGGKFVWARVPHVEDSTRLVECGAPLGVTVAPGSYFRPNAEVSPWIRINAAYAGDPRAQAFFEAAAKLTP from the coding sequence ATGAAACTCGAAATCGAACTCAACCGCGACAGCGGCGTCCCGTTGACCGAGCAGATCGTCACCGGCGTCACCGCGTGGATCCGCTCGCGCGCCGCCCACCCGGGCGCGAGGCTGCCGTCGATCCGTCAGTTCTCCGCCGACTACGGCGTGAGCCGCTTCCCGGTGATCGAGGCATACGACCGGCTGGTTTCGCTCGGCTACCTCGATTCGCGCCACGGCTCGGGGTTTTTCGTCGCGGAGCGGCACCGCAGCCTGAGCGGCGCGCAAGGCATTTCGGACCCGCGCCGGGCCGAAGAAGAAGCGGTCCACATCCTGCAGCAGTTCAACCACCCCGGCGAGACGCTCAAGCTCGGCAGCGGCTTTATCCCCGAAGCATGGCGCGACATGGACGGCCTCGGCCATGCGATCCGCCACGTCTCGCGGGTGGACCCCGCGAGCCTCGTCGACTACACGACGCCGTTCGGCAACCCGACGCTGCGCGAGCATCTGCAAAGCCGCCTCGGGCAACTCGGCATCGCGGCCGACGCCTCGCAGATCCTCATCACCAATGGCGCGAGCCAGGGGCTCGACCTGCTGATGCGCTACATGCTGAAAGCCGGCGACACGATGTTTGTCGAAGATCCCGGCTACTACAACCTGTTCGGTCTGCTAAAGCTGCACGGCGTAAAGCTGGTGGGCATTCCCCGCACCCGCAACGGCCCGGATCTCGAGGTGCTGCAAGCGCAGTTGCGCCTGCACCGGCCAAAGGCGTTCTTCATCAACACGCTGTTTCACAACCCGACCGGCACGATCGTCTCGCCGCCCGTCGCGTTCCGGCTGCTGCAACTCGCCCGCGAATACAACTTCAAGATCATCGAAGACGACATCTATGCGGACTTCCAGACCGAGCTCACCGATCGCCTCGCGACGCTCGATCAGCTCGAGCACGTGATCTATGTGGGCGGCTTGTCGAAGACGCTGTCGTCGTCGCTGCGAATCGGCGTGGTGGTCGCCGACCACGCGACCATCAAGGATCTCGCCGACATCAAGATGCTGACGAGCATCGGCGGTTCGCGCTTTGCAGAAGCCGTCGCCGTGGCGATGCTCGAGCGCGGCACCTACCGCAAGTACCTCGAACGGCTCCGCCGGCGCATGCGCGATGCGCTCGGCGCGACCGTCCAGGCACTCGAAGCAAGCGGCTGGGAGGTGTTCGAAACGCCGCTCGGCGGCAAGTTCGTGTGGGCGCGCGTGCCGCATGTCGAGGACTCCACACGGCTGGTCGAATGCGGCGCGCCGCTCGGCGTCACCGTCGCGCCGGGCAGCTATTTCCGGCCAAACGCCGAGGTAAGCCCGTGGATCCGCATCAACGCCGCGTATGCCGGCGATCCGCGAGCGCAGGCCTTCTTCGAGGCGGCGGCAAAGCTCACCCCGTAA
- the mdtD gene encoding multidrug transporter subunit MdtD produces MSNPPNAAVTPASPAAQPTARSLTVMLWIVATGFFMQTLDSTIVNTALPAMATSLGELPLRMQSVVIAYSLTMAVMIPVSGWLADKLGTRKVFFSAILVFTIGSLLCANSHTLTQLVLYRIMQGVGGAMLLPVGRLAVLRTFPAERYLPALAFVAIPGLIGPLIGPTLGGWLVKIASWHWIFLINVPVGIVGCIATFIFMQDSRNPDTARFDIKGYVLLVVGMVAISFALDGRTELGIQQATVLVLLILSLACFVAYGLHAVREPHPLFPLDLFKINTFSVGLLGNLFARIGSGAMPYLIPLLLQVSLGYSAFEAGLMMLPVAAAGMSSKRLATRLITKYGYRSVLVTNTVLVGLAMASFSLTSASQPLWLRLVQLAFFGGVNSMQFTAMNTLTLKDLGTGGASSGNSLFSLVQMLSMSLGVTVAGALLTTFTGLIHKVTEANSLPAFHATFLCVGIITSCSSWIFAQLSADIRSTAKKTDPSERN; encoded by the coding sequence ATGTCCAATCCGCCGAACGCCGCCGTCACACCCGCCTCCCCCGCCGCTCAGCCCACCGCACGCTCACTCACCGTGATGCTGTGGATCGTGGCCACCGGTTTCTTCATGCAGACGCTCGACTCCACCATCGTCAATACAGCGCTGCCGGCGATGGCGACGAGTCTCGGCGAACTGCCGTTGCGCATGCAATCGGTGGTGATCGCCTACTCGCTGACGATGGCGGTGATGATCCCGGTGTCCGGCTGGCTCGCGGACAAACTCGGCACGCGCAAGGTGTTCTTCAGCGCGATCCTGGTGTTCACCATCGGCTCGCTGCTGTGCGCCAACTCGCACACGCTGACACAACTGGTGCTTTACCGCATCATGCAGGGCGTGGGCGGTGCGATGCTGCTGCCGGTGGGGCGCCTCGCCGTGCTGCGGACCTTCCCCGCCGAACGCTATCTGCCGGCTCTCGCCTTCGTCGCCATTCCTGGCCTGATCGGACCGCTGATTGGCCCGACGCTCGGCGGCTGGCTCGTCAAGATCGCCTCGTGGCACTGGATCTTTTTGATCAATGTGCCGGTGGGCATCGTCGGCTGCATTGCGACCTTCATCTTCATGCAGGACAGCCGCAACCCCGATACCGCCAGGTTCGACATCAAGGGCTATGTGCTGCTGGTGGTGGGCATGGTGGCGATCTCGTTCGCGCTCGACGGCCGCACCGAACTCGGCATCCAGCAAGCCACCGTGCTCGTGCTACTGATCCTGAGCCTCGCCTGCTTCGTCGCCTACGGACTGCATGCGGTGCGCGAGCCACATCCGCTGTTCCCGCTCGATCTGTTCAAGATCAATACGTTCAGCGTCGGTCTGCTAGGCAACCTGTTCGCGCGGATCGGCAGCGGCGCGATGCCGTATCTGATTCCCTTGCTGCTGCAGGTGAGCCTCGGCTACAGCGCCTTCGAAGCCGGCCTGATGATGCTGCCGGTGGCCGCGGCCGGCATGAGCTCCAAACGTCTTGCGACGCGGCTGATCACAAAATACGGCTATCGCAGCGTGCTGGTGACCAACACCGTGCTGGTCGGCCTCGCCATGGCGAGCTTCTCGCTGACGAGCGCCAGCCAGCCGCTGTGGCTGCGGCTTGTGCAACTGGCGTTCTTCGGCGGTGTGAACTCGATGCAGTTCACCGCCATGAACACGCTCACGCTGAAGGATCTCGGCACCGGCGGCGCGAGCAGCGGCAATAGCCTGTTTTCACTGGTACAGATGCTCTCGATGAGCCTCGGCGTCACCGTCGCGGGCGCCTTGCTGACGACCTTCACCGGGCTGATCCACAAGGTGACGGAAGCCAATTC